The stretch of DNA AGTCCGGCGTCGGCCCCGGCCTCGACGAACACCTCTTCCATATCCGCCGGGCTGCCACAGCCCGAGGAGGCGATCACCGGCGTCGAGACGTTGTCACAGACCGCTTTCATCAGCGGGATGTCGTACCCCTCTTTCGTCCCGTCGGCGTCGATGGAGTTGACGAAGATCTCGCCCGCGCCGCGGTCCTCGGCCTCCTGTGCCCACTCGACGGCGTCCAGTCCCGTGCCCTCGCGGCCGCCCTTGACGGTGCACTCGAACCAGCAGGACTCGCCGTCGATCTCGGCGTAGTGCTCGCCCTCGTCGTCGAAGCGCCGGCGGGCGTCCAGCGAGATGACGATGCACTGGCTCCCGAAGGCGGCCGCGCCCTCGTCGATGAGATCGGGGTTCGCGATCGCGCCGGAGTTGATCGAGACCTTGTCCGCGCCGGCCCGCAGCGTCTCCTTGACGTCCTCGCGGGTGCGGATGCCGCCGCCCACTGTGAGTGGGATGAACACCTCGTCGGCGACGGCCGAGACCGTCTCCAGCATCGTCTCTCGGCCCTCCGCGGAGGCGGTGATGTCGAGGAAGACGAACTCGTCGGCCCCGGACTCGTTGTAGGCCTTGGCCATCTCGACCGGGTCGCCGGTGTACTCCAGGTCCTCGAAGTTGACGCCCGTGTAGACGGCGGCGTCCCCGTTCTCGTCGACGTCGACGTCGATACAGGGGATGATGCGCTTGGTGAGGGTCATCTACTGTCCGTGGCTTCGCTACAGGGCCGTTTGACGGTTTCGGCTGGCGCAAGGTCCGCTGGCTGCCGCGTCGTCCTCGCTCACTCCAGCTCGCCGCGCCGGAGCGCGAACAGGCCGTCGTGGCTCCCGACGAAGACGCGGTCGCCGCGGACGACCGGCGCGACGGAGCTGTACCCGACCGGGACCGTCCACTGTTCGCTGCCGTCGGCCATCGAGACCGCGTAGGCGTTCCCGTCGTTGCTCCCGACGTAGGCCGTCGCGCCGTCCGGCCCGACCGCCGGCTGTGTCACCAGCCAGTCCTCGGCGTCGAACCGCCAGCGCCGCTCGCCGGTGTCCCGGCGGTGGGCGTGCAGCGACCCGCTCGCGGTGCCCACGAGCACGGTGTCGCCGGCGAGGACCGGGCGGCTGTCCGAGAGCGCCTGTCCGGTGTCGACGCGCCACTGCTCGCTGCCGTCGGCGGCCGAGAGCGCGAACAGGTCGCCGCTGTCGTCGTCCGGCCGCCCGGTCGGGACGTAGACGGTGCCGTCGACGGCCGTCGGCCGTTCGACGCGACCGGGACCGACGTCTGTCGACCACCGCTCGCTGCCGTCGGCGGCCGAGAGCGCGTGGAGGGTGCCGTCCGCGCGTCCGACGTAGACGGCGTCGCTCGTCGCGCCCGCGGTCGAGACGTCGCCCTCGAGCGCGCGCCATCGTACGCTGCCGTCGGCGGCGTCGACGGCCGTCACCCCACCTTCGCTCAGGTAGACGGCGTCGTCGGTGGCCGCGATGGGGGCCAGCGAGGACGCGTCGGGTCGCCCCCAGACCTGCGTGCCCTCCAGGTGCTCGAACGCGCGGGTGCCGTCACAGCCCGCGACGACGGCCAGCGGTCGCCCGTCGGGACCGGTCGCGCCTGCCAGTCCCGCGTCGTAACAGACGGTGTCGCCGGGGTCGTCGAGCAGGACGCGCCACCGCTCGTCGCCGGTCCCCGGATCGAACGCCAGCGTGCGCCACGTCGTCAGCGCCACGAGCGCGCCGTCGACGACGGCGAGGCTACCGATCGTCCCCTCGGGGCTCCGCCGCCACGCGACCCGCTCGTGTCGCGGCCCGCCCGTCAGCTGCGTGAGACAGCCCCCGATACTGGCCGTCCCGACCGCTCCCAGCGTCGCCAGCAGCGACCGGCGCGTGTACTCCGTCATAGCCGTCCGTTCTCGCCTCCCCACAAAGTGCCTTCAGGTCGCTCAAAACCCGCTGTGAGCGACGGAATCCGACAGGTACAGGTGCCCGCTCCGAGAACGGCCGCGTATGGCAGACGACCACCACGACGAGGACCGTCCGGACTACGACCCCGAGAACGTCGACCTGCCCGAGCGCGAACCGCCGCTGCGGGAGACCGCGCCACAGAGCGACTTCACGACGGGACAGGTCGGTCAGGGTGCCGCCGTCGCGCTCGTCGGCCTCCTGCTGACGTTCGGCGTCGCGCTGCTCCTGGTCTGAGAACCGTCGTCTCCGCTCCGGACGACCCCCCTCAGGCGAGTTCGTCCTCGATGACCGAGCGGAGGTCGGCGACCGCCGCCGCGTCGTAGCGGAGCCGTTCCCCGCCGACCGTCAGGTCAAGCGTCGCCGACCCGTCGGCCGCGCCCAGTTCCGTCACGGGCGCGACGCCGTCGAAGGCCGCCCGCACCGCGTCGGGATCGGTGGTCTCGAAGACGACGCGGCCCGGTCGTTCGTCGAACAGGGCGTGCTGGTCGGCACCGTCTCCCGTCTCGACGGCCACCTCGGCACCCGCGTCCTCGTGGACCATCTCGGCCAGCGCCACCGCCAGGCCGCCGTGGCTCACGTCGTGGCTGGCCAGCACGTGATCGGCGTCGGCCACCTCGGCGATCGTCTCGATCAGCGCCGCGGGGGCCGACGGGAGCGCGGGGAAGCGGTCGGCGCCACCGAACTGCGCGAGGTACTCCGAGCCACCGAGTCGCGGGTCGGTCTCGCCCGCGAGCGCCGCGTCGCCGACGACGACCAGCGTGCCCTCGCCCGAGAGAGCCATCGGGGGCGCGTCGTAGCCGTCCTTGACGCCGACGAGCGCGAGCGTCGGCGTCGGCGGGATCGGGCCTGTCTGTGAGTCGTTGTACAGCGAGACGTTCCCGCCGACGACCGGCACGTCGAGGTCGCTGCACATCTCGGCCAGCCCGTCGACGATGCCCTCGAAGCCGCCGTAGACGTCGGGCTTCTCGGGGTTGCCGCCGTTCAGGCAGTCGACGGCGGCGTGGGGCGTCGCGCCCTTCGCTGCGACGTTGGTGGCGTTCTCCAGCGCGACGGCGCGGGCACCCTCGTAGGGCGCGGCGTCGGTCCAGTTCGGGTCCGCGCCCGCGGAGAACGCGAGCCCGGTCTCGGCCTCGCGGACGGCCAGCAGGGCGGCGTCGTCGCCCGGCAGGACGCTCGTCCGGACCTGCACCTCGTGGTCGTACTGGCGGTAGACCCACCGCTTGGAGGCGCAGTTGGGGCTGCCGACGACGGCCTCGAAGGCCTCGTCGAGAGCGACGTCGGGCAGGTCCCGCTCGGCCTCGACGGGGGACTCCGCCGGGAGGTCGTTCATCGGCGCGCCCTCGCCGAGGAACTCCGCCCCGACGTCGACGACGGTCTCGCCCTCGAAGGTGCAGACGTAGTTGGTGCCGGCCGCGGTGAGTTCGCCGATGACAGAACACCCGAGGTCGTAGCGGTCGGCGAGCTCGGCGACGCGGTCGACGTTCTCCGGTGTCACCTCGTACACCATCCGCTCCTGGCTCTCCGAGAGGAGGATCTCGGTCCCGTTCATCCCGGGCTCGCGCTGGTGGACGCGTTCGAGTTCGATCTCGGCTCCGAGGCCGCCCTTCGCGACGAGTTCGGAGGACGCGCCGCCCAGCCCCGCCGCGCCGAGGTCGCGGGCCGACTCGACCAGCTCCTCGTCGAGCAGCGCCTCGTTGCACTCGATGAGGAGCTTCTCCGTGTAGGGGTCCCCGACCTGGACGGCCGGGCGGTCCTCCGTCTCGGCGTCCTCGTCGAGGTCCTCGCTGGCGAAGGAGGCCCCGCCCATCCCGTCCCGCCCAGTGGAGTTGCCGACGAGGACGAGCTTGTTGCCCGGCTCCTGTGCCTCCGCGGTGAGGGTCCGCTCGGGCTCCAGCAGGCCGATACAGGAGACGTTCACGAGGGGGTTGCCCTCGTAGTCCTCGTGGAAGGCGACCGACCCGGCGACGGTCGGGACCCCGATGCAGTTGCCGTAGTGGGAGATCCCCTCGACGACGCCCTCGAAGAGGTACTGGGAGTGTTCGCGGTCGAAGTCGCCGAAGTAGAGGGAGTCGGCCAGTGCGATGGGGTACGCGCCCATCGACAGCGTGTCCCGGACGATGCCGCCGACCCCGGTGGCCGCCCCGTCGAAGGGGTCGACGTAGGAGGGGTGGTTGTGGGACTCGACGCCCATCGTGATGTACGTCTCCTCGCCGTCGCCGTGGCTCGGCAGCGAGACGACGGCGGCGTCGTCCCCCGGGCCGATGACGACCTGCTCGCCCTCGGAGTCGAACGCCGAGAGCAGCGGGCGCGAGGAGCGGTAGGCGCAGTGTTCGCTCCAGAGGTTCTCGAACAGCGCGGCCTCGGCCCGCGTCGGCTCCCGGCCGAGCTCGTCGACCACGAGGTCGTGGTCCGCGTCGGAGAGACTCATTACGTCCCCGTGGCTCCCGGCCGGCTAAATCGCTTACTATGAGGGCTCAGTCGAGGCGCTGCTCGGCCGCGGAGACCGTCGGTGCGGTCTCGCCCTCGTAGCCCGCCTGCCGGGACCGGCGCTGGAACGCGTTCTCGGTCACGCGGCTCGTCTCCGTGCCCACGACCCGGACGACGTCGCCCAGCCCCATCTCGGCCAGCTCGCCCTGCGCGTCCTCGATGGGCGCGGCGGCCTCCGGCGAGGGCGGGGCGAACGTCGAGATGTCGTTGACGATCGCGAACCCGTCGTCGAGGCGGTCGGCCGCGTCGAGGGTCTCGCTCGCTGCGGTCTCCATCTCCCCGGCGGTGAGTCGCCCCTCGAAGGAGAGATAGAGTCTGTTCGTCGCCCGATCGGCCCGGATCTCGTAGCTCGCGCCGGCGTTCTCGCCGGTCTGGGTGATCGCCATACCGGTACGTGGGGCGCTGTCGGAAAAGGCGGGCAGGGTTACTGTGTAGGGACGGGGCGGAGCCGGACGCGCTCAGCCGAGGCCGAACCGCCGCTCGTACCGCCGCTGGAGGACGACCAGCAGCGGGGTTCCGAGCAGCGTGGGCCAGAGCCACCGCAGGGCCGCCGGCAGGAAGAGGAAGTTCACGGCCGAGACGGCGCTGACGGTCGCGATGTAGCCCGCCCCCATCCGGACGACGTGGTCGCCGAGCCACGCCCCCGGCTCGCGCTCCGAGCGGAACCGCCGGACGTCGCCGAGGGCGAACACCGTCCCGAGACCGCCGAACACGAGCATCACCACGGCGAAGTCCGTCCCGCGGAGGAACCACAGGCCCGCCTGGACCAGGAGCCCGGCACTCGCCAGGCCGAACAGCCCCACGGCGACCCAGTCGGTCGTCGTCGGGTCGTCGTCGGGACGCTTGCGGGAGAGCGTCCGGGCACCCGAGAAGGCGAAGTAGAAGCTGAACACCGCGACGAGCGCGAGGAATCGCCGGAGTCCGGTCGGGTCGAGCGCGAACAGCGCCACCGCCGTCGCCGAGACGACGGCCATCGCGTAGACGAAGGTCCGCCCGGCCCGGCGGTGACGCGGCCCGCCCTTCTCGGTGCCGAACGCGACGAGTCCGGCCAGCAGCGCGACGAAACCGGCCAGGACGTGGAGGTCGAGTAGGGGGGCTTCGAGGGGCGACATAGCGGGGTGGGGCGGGCGATCGGACCCACCTTCTCCGGATCGGCACAAAAAACACCGCCCCGAACACCGCCGGTCGCCGGCCTCCGGTCACCGCACGTACAGCGAGTAGAGGATGATCCCCAGTCCGACGGCGGTCATACTGCTGGAGACGAAGACGCTGGTGTAGATGAGGTCGACGCCGAAGACGTTGCCGACGACGATGTCCAAGACACCGCCGAGGACCGCACCTAACGTGACCACCCCGAACCCGTACGTGAGCCACTTGTGCTCGGGACTGCCGGTCCGGGTGTAGGCCCCGTAGGAGTAGTACGTGATGAGGCCGCCGATGACGAGGATGAGCGTCTTCGCGGCGACGATACCGATCTGTGAACTGGGGATGTGTGGACTCATGTCTCTTTTCGCACCTCCGACCAGAGGTTCTCCAACCGCTCGTCCGGCGACCGGGCGCGGTGTGCGATGTCGACCTCGAACTCGCGGTCCTCGTCGAGCAGGATGACCACCTCCTCGAAGTCGATCGCGTACCGGCTCGCGTGTTGCCCGTCGGCTCGCACCTCGACGCCCTCTTGGAGCAGTGACGACTCGGTGAGCAGTTCCAGCTTCCGGTAGGTGGTCGACAGCGGGACGCCGCTCGCGTCCGATATCTCGCTTGCTGTCATCGGCTCGTCGAGCGCTCTGACGATCTCCCGGCAGTCCTCGTCGTCGAGCGCGTCGAGGACCGTCGTCAGCTCCGGAGTCTCGTCGTCGGCGAACGGGTCCCGGACCATCGTTACACCGTTGGCCGGGACGGAGGTTTAAGCACTCCGACTCGTCCGACGGCCGCCGTGGGGTCGAGCGGATCGATCACACGTTCGGCTTCTCCCCCGCCGGACACAAGCTGTCCCCCGATTCTCAGTCGCTGGGAACGGTTCTGCCGGCCTGAGAACACGCTCGGAGGGGTTTATACCCGGACCGTATACGTTCAGGTGTCCATGACGAAGCAGATCGGTGCTCCCGGTTCCGGAATGTCGCGTCGCGAGTTCGTGAAGGCGTCCAGCGCGGGCGGCGTCGCCGCCCTCGCGGGCTGTGCCGCGCCGGGTGACCCCGAGCAGAGCGTCGACGCCGGTACGGAGACGGCCGCCAGTCAGAGCGGTGGCCTGCCCACCACCTCCCCGCCCGAGATCGTCAACGTCGACGAGCAGGGCGGCCAGGTGACGCTGTCGTCGGTCCCCGCGCGCCACCTCGCCCACCCGACGGACACGATGGGCGGTCCCGTCGAACTCCCGCAGGTCTGGGCGTTCAAGGCCGACGACGGCGACCCCAGCGTCCCCGGTCCGATCCTCCGGACGACCGAGGGGGAAGACATGGAGGTGACGCTCGACAACACGGACGGGATGCGCCCGCACACGGTCCACTTCCACGCCGTCTCGAAGAACTGGGAGGACGACGGCGTCCCGACGACGACGGGCATCCGCGTCGATCCCGGGGAGAAACACACCTACGAGATCCCCGCCAACGAGCCCGGCACGCACCTCTACCACTGCCACTACCAGACCCCGCGGCACCTCGACATGGGGATGTACGGCATCTTCCGGGTCGATCCGAAGGGGTACGAGCCGGCCGACAAGGAGTACTTCATGACGCTGAAGGAGTGGGACTCCCGGCTCAACCGTCAGATGGCGGGGATGGACGCCAGCTACAGCCCCCGGAACCGCCAGCCCGACACCTTCACGGTCAACGGGAAGTCCGCGCCCCGGACCCTCCACCCCGAGGACGGCTCCCCCATCATCGTCGAGCAGGGCGACACCGTCCGCCTGCACCTGCTCAACGGCGGCTACATGGACCACCCGATGCACATCCACAACCACCGCTTCGAGGTCCGCTCGAAGGACGGCGGCGTGATTCCGGAGGTCGCCCGCCACCGGCAGGACGTCTGCTCGATCCCGCCGGCCGGCCGCCGCACCCTGGAGTTCGAGGCCGACGCCGACCCCGGGATCTACCTGATGCACTGTCACAAGGTCAACCACGTGATGAACGGGTCCAGCTACCCCGGCGGGATGCTGACCGGCGTCGTCTACAAGGAGGCGATGGACACGGACATCTTCGGCACGCTGATGGACTACGCGGGGTACGACGGCTGACCGAAGCGAGGCCTGCGGAACTGACGAACGGCGACCATCGGAAACCGTGAGTCACGACGGCTGACCGAAGCGACCTCCGCCCGCTCGCCGTCGACGCTACTCGTGCCGGGTGACGTGATAGAGGACGCCCCAGACGAACGAGATCCCGACCATCAGCACGACGACGCCGGCGAACTGGTCGCTGTACGGAAACGACACTCCGGCGACTCGCTCGGCCGTCACTGTCGCCGCCGTCGACGCCGCCTTCAGATCGGGCGACACCGCCCAGATGTACTTCGACAGCACCGTCCCCACCACGAGCGTCACGAACGACGCGAGCGCGTGCGACCCACCTGTCTTGGCTGGCATACAGCGCGTTGACACGTCCGCCTGACTTATCAAGGCTGTCGTCTCTCGCTCGGGCCGGAGCCGTGCCGGGCCGCCCTCGACCGCCGCGTTCAGGACGCCTGACACCTGTCGGGGCGGACCGGGGTACTTTTGCCCCGTCCGGCTGTACTGACGCTCGTGCTTTCGGTCGAGCTCCACGCGCACTCGTCGCTGTCCCACGACGGGCGCGATCCCGTCGAACTCCTGCTGGAGCAGGCCAGCGCGGTCGGGCTGGACGCGCTGGCGGTCACCGACCACGACGAGCTCGACGCCAGTCTCGAGGCCGCCGACCTCGCGCCAGAGTACGGTCTGATCGGCATCCCGGGGATGGAGGTCTCCAGCGCGGCGGGCCACGTCATCGGGCTGGGCATCCAGGAGGTGGTCCCCGCGGGGCTGTCGTTCCGCGAGACGCTCGACCGGATCCGCGACCAGGGCGGGATCGCCGTCGTCCCGCACCCGTTCCAGGAGTCCCGCCACGGCGTCCTCGCGGAGATCTCGAAGGACACGCTCTCGGAGGCCGACGCCATCGAGGTGTACAACTCCCGGCTGCTGACCGGTCGGTCGAACCGGCAGGCCGAGCGGTTCGCGCGGCGGCGCAGGCTCCCGATGACCGCCGGCAGCGACGCCCACATCGCCGAGATGGTCGGCCAGGCGGTCACGGAGGTCGACGCCGACGAGCGCTCGGTCGACGGCATCCTCGACGCGGTCGCCGACGGCCGCACCACCGTCGTCGGCAAGCGGACGCCCTGGCGCATCAGCTTCCGACAGGCCGCCGGCGGGGCCAAGCGCCGGGTCGTCAGCCGCATCGGCGACATCTGGGACTGACCGATGCAGGGCGCAGCCCCCGCCACCGTCCGCGAGGCCCTCGACGCGGGCGACCCGCTCCCCGGGACGCGGGGGTTCGCCGGCGAACTGGACGGCAGGCTGGTCAGGGACGTGCTGGGCCGCGAACCGCTGTTCGTCGACCGGGACGGCACGGCCCCGATAGCCGACGGCCGCTGGAGCCACGACCCGACCGAGCTGACCGATCCCGACCCGGTCCCGGCCGGACACGCCGTCGACGGCGAGGCGTCGGACCGTCTCTGGTCGCTGCCCGATCCGGACCCGTTCACCGACCGCGAGCGCGCCGTCGCGCGGGTCCGAGACGCCGTCGAGACCAGCGTCGACGAGGTCGACGCCGACGGGCTGGCGGTCGCGTTCTCCGGCGGCGTCGACTCCGCGATCCTGGCCGCCCGGCTCGACGCGCCGCTGTACGTCGCGGGCTTCCCGGACAGCCACGACGTCGAGGCGGCCCGCTCGGCCGCCGACCTGCTCGGACGCGAACTCCGAGTGGTCGAGCTGACCCACGACGCCATCGAGCGGGCGGTCCCGGAGATCGTCGCCGCCACCGGCCGGACGGACGCGATGGCCGTCCAGATCGCGCTCCCGCTGTACCTGACCGCCGAGCGCGTCGCGGCCGACGGCTTCGGCCGGCTGGCACTCGGGCAGGGGGCCGACGAGCTGTTCGGCGGCTACGCGAAGGTCGCGAACGCGCCCGAGGACCCGCGCGTCGACGCCGACACCGTCCGGGGTGCGCGCCGGGAGGTGGTCGCGACGCTCCCCGACCAGCTCCCGCGAGACGTCCTGGCGCTCCGCGCTGCCGGCGTCGAGCCGGTGACGCCGCTGCTGCACGACCGGGTCGTCGCGGCCGCCCTCCGGCTCCCGGGGGAGCTGCTGGTCGAGGGCGACCGGCGGAAGGTGGCGCTCCGGGAGGCGGCCACCGACGTCCTCCCCGACGCCGTCGCCGAGCGCGACAAGAAGGCCGCGCAGTACGGCTCGCTGGCCGCCCGCGAACTCGACCGGCTCGCCCGGCAGGCCGGCTACAAGCGCCGGATGGACGACCACGTCACGAAGTACGTCGAGTCGCTGGTCTGAGCGGCCGTGTCAGCGGTCCTCGACGGCGGCGACCGCCTGTTTCCCGACCTCGACCACGTCGTCTGGCAGCTCGCCCGCTCGCTCGTCCAGCTCCGCCGGCGTGAACCACGTCCAGTCCCCGGCCGGCTGTTCGCCCGGCCCGGGGTCGATCTCGCGGCTGTCGCTCGCGCCGTAGAAGACGAAGTCGACGTGCTGGTGGCCCACGTCGCCGTTCTCGTGGACGTTGATGTCCTCCAGCAGGAAGTGCTGGGGCTGGGGGATCGACCGGACGGTCTCGCTCTCGACGCGCTC from Haloarcula litorea encodes:
- the hisF gene encoding imidazole glycerol phosphate synthase subunit HisF; this encodes MTLTKRIIPCIDVDVDENGDAAVYTGVNFEDLEYTGDPVEMAKAYNESGADEFVFLDITASAEGRETMLETVSAVADEVFIPLTVGGGIRTREDVKETLRAGADKVSINSGAIANPDLIDEGAAAFGSQCIVISLDARRRFDDEGEHYAEIDGESCWFECTVKGGREGTGLDAVEWAQEAEDRGAGEIFVNSIDADGTKEGYDIPLMKAVCDNVSTPVIASSGCGSPADMEEVFVEAGADAGLAASIFHFGEYSIAETKAYLDEQGIPVRL
- a CDS encoding PQQ-binding-like beta-propeller repeat protein codes for the protein MTEYTRRSLLATLGAVGTASIGGCLTQLTGGPRHERVAWRRSPEGTIGSLAVVDGALVALTTWRTLAFDPGTGDERWRVLLDDPGDTVCYDAGLAGATGPDGRPLAVVAGCDGTRAFEHLEGTQVWGRPDASSLAPIAATDDAVYLSEGGVTAVDAADGSVRWRALEGDVSTAGATSDAVYVGRADGTLHALSAADGSERWSTDVGPGRVERPTAVDGTVYVPTGRPDDDSGDLFALSAADGSEQWRVDTGQALSDSRPVLAGDTVLVGTASGSLHAHRRDTGERRWRFDAEDWLVTQPAVGPDGATAYVGSNDGNAYAVSMADGSEQWTVPVGYSSVAPVVRGDRVFVGSHDGLFALRRGELE
- a CDS encoding DUF7550 family protein is translated as MADDHHDEDRPDYDPENVDLPEREPPLRETAPQSDFTTGQVGQGAAVALVGLLLTFGVALLLV
- the purL gene encoding phosphoribosylformylglycinamidine synthase subunit PurL, translated to MSLSDADHDLVVDELGREPTRAEAALFENLWSEHCAYRSSRPLLSAFDSEGEQVVIGPGDDAAVVSLPSHGDGEETYITMGVESHNHPSYVDPFDGAATGVGGIVRDTLSMGAYPIALADSLYFGDFDREHSQYLFEGVVEGISHYGNCIGVPTVAGSVAFHEDYEGNPLVNVSCIGLLEPERTLTAEAQEPGNKLVLVGNSTGRDGMGGASFASEDLDEDAETEDRPAVQVGDPYTEKLLIECNEALLDEELVESARDLGAAGLGGASSELVAKGGLGAEIELERVHQREPGMNGTEILLSESQERMVYEVTPENVDRVAELADRYDLGCSVIGELTAAGTNYVCTFEGETVVDVGAEFLGEGAPMNDLPAESPVEAERDLPDVALDEAFEAVVGSPNCASKRWVYRQYDHEVQVRTSVLPGDDAALLAVREAETGLAFSAGADPNWTDAAPYEGARAVALENATNVAAKGATPHAAVDCLNGGNPEKPDVYGGFEGIVDGLAEMCSDLDVPVVGGNVSLYNDSQTGPIPPTPTLALVGVKDGYDAPPMALSGEGTLVVVGDAALAGETDPRLGGSEYLAQFGGADRFPALPSAPAALIETIAEVADADHVLASHDVSHGGLAVALAEMVHEDAGAEVAVETGDGADQHALFDERPGRVVFETTDPDAVRAAFDGVAPVTELGAADGSATLDLTVGGERLRYDAAAVADLRSVIEDELA
- a CDS encoding DUF2306 domain-containing protein, which encodes MSPLEAPLLDLHVLAGFVALLAGLVAFGTEKGGPRHRRAGRTFVYAMAVVSATAVALFALDPTGLRRFLALVAVFSFYFAFSGARTLSRKRPDDDPTTTDWVAVGLFGLASAGLLVQAGLWFLRGTDFAVVMLVFGGLGTVFALGDVRRFRSEREPGAWLGDHVVRMGAGYIATVSAVSAVNFLFLPAALRWLWPTLLGTPLLVVLQRRYERRFGLG
- a CDS encoding DUF7521 family protein; the protein is MSPHIPSSQIGIVAAKTLILVIGGLITYYSYGAYTRTGSPEHKWLTYGFGVVTLGAVLGGVLDIVVGNVFGVDLIYTSVFVSSSMTAVGLGIILYSLYVR
- a CDS encoding winged helix-turn-helix domain-containing protein, which gives rise to MVRDPFADDETPELTTVLDALDDEDCREIVRALDEPMTASEISDASGVPLSTTYRKLELLTESSLLQEGVEVRADGQHASRYAIDFEEVVILLDEDREFEVDIAHRARSPDERLENLWSEVRKET
- a CDS encoding multicopper oxidase domain-containing protein — its product is MTKQIGAPGSGMSRREFVKASSAGGVAALAGCAAPGDPEQSVDAGTETAASQSGGLPTTSPPEIVNVDEQGGQVTLSSVPARHLAHPTDTMGGPVELPQVWAFKADDGDPSVPGPILRTTEGEDMEVTLDNTDGMRPHTVHFHAVSKNWEDDGVPTTTGIRVDPGEKHTYEIPANEPGTHLYHCHYQTPRHLDMGMYGIFRVDPKGYEPADKEYFMTLKEWDSRLNRQMAGMDASYSPRNRQPDTFTVNGKSAPRTLHPEDGSPIIVEQGDTVRLHLLNGGYMDHPMHIHNHRFEVRSKDGGVIPEVARHRQDVCSIPPAGRRTLEFEADADPGIYLMHCHKVNHVMNGSSYPGGMLTGVVYKEAMDTDIFGTLMDYAGYDG
- a CDS encoding PHP domain-containing protein, whose translation is MLSVELHAHSSLSHDGRDPVELLLEQASAVGLDALAVTDHDELDASLEAADLAPEYGLIGIPGMEVSSAAGHVIGLGIQEVVPAGLSFRETLDRIRDQGGIAVVPHPFQESRHGVLAEISKDTLSEADAIEVYNSRLLTGRSNRQAERFARRRRLPMTAGSDAHIAEMVGQAVTEVDADERSVDGILDAVADGRTTVVGKRTPWRISFRQAAGGAKRRVVSRIGDIWD
- a CDS encoding asparagine synthase C-terminal domain-containing protein, which produces MQGAAPATVREALDAGDPLPGTRGFAGELDGRLVRDVLGREPLFVDRDGTAPIADGRWSHDPTELTDPDPVPAGHAVDGEASDRLWSLPDPDPFTDRERAVARVRDAVETSVDEVDADGLAVAFSGGVDSAILAARLDAPLYVAGFPDSHDVEAARSAADLLGRELRVVELTHDAIERAVPEIVAATGRTDAMAVQIALPLYLTAERVAADGFGRLALGQGADELFGGYAKVANAPEDPRVDADTVRGARREVVATLPDQLPRDVLALRAAGVEPVTPLLHDRVVAAALRLPGELLVEGDRRKVALREAATDVLPDAVAERDKKAAQYGSLAARELDRLARQAGYKRRMDDHVTKYVESLV
- a CDS encoding NUDIX hydrolase, whose amino-acid sequence is METTRHFVATVYVVSDGAVALHEHDKLGMWLPAGGHVDRDELPHEAALRETREELGLDVDLVAPRERVESETVRSIPQPQHFLLEDINVHENGDVGHQHVDFVFYGASDSREIDPGPGEQPAGDWTWFTPAELDERAGELPDDVVEVGKQAVAAVEDR